TTAGCGGTAGCACGTATCCCATGGTTGGGCTGCTTCCGGTTAAGGTCACGATGCAACCTCGTCTCGCAGCCCTTGGTTACAGAGAAGTCACAGCTTTAACCGATTCCATTTTATTTGAGGCGGGGGAAAAGGCACGAGGTCACGAGTTTCACTACTCCGCAGCGGAACCTGTACCGTTTGCACGAAGACAGGGTTCACGTGCGCAACGCGACGGCATAGCCCTGACTACGGATCGTGGTTCCACCGCCAACCTTGACGCGGCATATCAGGTGACCGGTCGCTTTGGATACAAGCCGGACGGCTTTGTTTGGAGAAACATGGTCGCCGGGTATACGCATTTGCACTTTGCATCGAATCCGCGTATGGCCAGTCGTTTCGTTACGTCTTGCCGGAATTACCGAGAGAATGGTGGCTCAGTCCTATCGACACCCGGGAACGAAGGGAACGAGGTCTCAGACCGACACGGAGGTACGTATGATTAAACGATTCAGTTCCTTTAGGCAGAGCAAGATGATTGGCGTCTTTGGATTTCTATTGCTTATGAACCTTCTGGCTTGGGTGTTCGTGATACGGGCTGGACATCAGGATTCTCTGCTCGTCTCTCTAGGTACATTGGCGTATGTGTTTGGATTGCGCCACGCAGTCGATGCGGACCATATTGCCGCGATTGATAATACGACGCGTAAACTCATGCAGACAGGCAAACGCTCATTAACGGTTGGATTGTACTTCTCTCTCGGGCACTCTTCCATTGTTTTTCTGCTTACGCTGGTGGTGGTGCTGTCCGTACATTCGCTGCAAGCCACTTTACCGCAATTGGAACACGTGGGCAGTGTGCTCGGCAACACCATCTCTGGAGGTTTTCTCTATCTGATGGCTACCCTGAATTTCGTCATTTTTCTGCAGATGTTTCGCGGGCGACACGAAGAGGTCAGTCTCGATGGATTGCTCGCGAAGCGAGGACTGTTCAATCGACTGTTCCGTCGCGTATTTCGTTTGATCGAGCACAGTTGGCAGATGTATTTTGTCGGTCTGTTGTTTGGACTGGGTTTTGAAACGGCCTCGGAGGTCACTCTGCTCGGGGTCTCTTCGAGTGCGAGCGCTCATGGTACCCCCATGGCAGAGGTTCTGTTGCTGCCACTGTTATTTGCCGCCGGTATGAGTTTGATAGATACACTGGACGGCGTATTTATGACTTACGCATACGGTTGGGCCTTTCAGAATCCGGTTCGAAAACTTTCGTACAATTTATGGGTGACGGGTGTATCCGTGTTGCTCGCGTTTGGTATCGGTTCGCTGGAATGGCTCCAGGTATTCGGGCACCTGTCGCAGCAGAACGGAGGACTATGGTCCTGGCTCGATGGAGTGGACTTTGGAACACTTGGCTATGGCATGATCGCACTACTCGCACTGATTTGGGGTGGGGCGACTGTGTGGGCGTTTCTTCGCCGCGGACACAACGGCACTCCGGTGTCCATCGATTTTGGAGACAAAGAGGTGTAAGCGATGACTGAACCAAAAAATCGAGAGGAGCAAGGGGAGAGCCATGACTCATCTATCTACCCGGCTTCCCTACGTCTTCAGGGACGTCCATGCACGGTGATTGGCGGAGGCGCGATCGCAGTTCGGAAAGTCGAATCCCTGCTCGCGGCCGGGGCGAGAGTCCGGGTGATCAGTCCGGCCGCACAAGAGCGGCTACTCGAACTGGCGGAACGTGGCACGATTGATTACGAAGCACGGCCCTACTTGCCGGGTGATGCCGCCCGCGGTTTCTTGGTGGTGGCGGCCACGAATCAACGGGAGGTGAACCGCCAAATCGCGGCGGAGGCAGAGCGCCACGAGCGATTTGTGAATGTGGTGGATGATCCGGACGGTTGTTCCTTGCAGGTACCGGCCAGTTTCACCATGGCCCATCTCACTGTTTCCATTTCCACGCATGGCCGTGACCCCAAGGCCGCCAAGCACTTAAAAGATGTTCTAGCGCAAGACCTCACGCAAGGGTCTAGCATCTTTGCAAAGGCCAGTCGAGCGTGGCTTGGGTCGCATCCGCACATAAGGAGTGGAGAACTCAGGGCATCCGCATGGGTTGATGAGGAACACGAAACGGTTCCTCCGAAGGAGCGTTTACGTATGTTTAGCCCGAATGTGCTGGGACAGCGCCCGGCTGTCCGTGCATGCCGGGATTTAACCTGCGTCCGTTTGACATCTCACCATACGTTGGTTGCGGCCTGTGATGCGTTGGCGGGAATTGGGCAACTGCTCATGGATACTGTACGTGCCAGACCAGAGGTGGTCGGGCACTTTGCACTCAGGGTCCCCTTGTTGGAAGTGATCGCGGCAGGGGCGACACCGTTTTTGGTGATCCATAATCTTGGAGTTCCTCGCGGCGCATATAGTGACGCCATCTTAGAAGGGATGCATGACTTGGCCGCCACCGTAGGGTTCACAAACCCGGATTCCTTTAATGGCAGCACAGAGGACAATGTCACAGTCGAGCAGACGGGAGTAGGGGTCACGGTCATCGGCAGTACAACGAACTCGCAGTTGCAATGGGCAATCTCGCAACCTGGACACCTCCTGGTATTGGCGGGGTTGCCGAAAAGTGCCCCCAACGTGGATGTCCGAATGGATGATTCAGAGATTGTCAGTGTTGCAGATGTACAATGGCTGCGCCGACAGCCGGGTGTATTCGATATCGTCCCGGTAGGCTCCCGCGGCATTCGCTCTGAGGGAAAGGAACTGGCCAAGAGCGCCCGACTTTCCGTAGAATGGTTTTCAGTCCCCATCGATCTCGATGCCTCCGGCGGTCCAAGCACATGTGTCCTTTTTGGCGTCCTGCCTGACAGACTACTTGATATTGCACAAACCATGCAGGCGCCGGTCACGGTGATTGGGTGTCTTCGTGAGAGAAAGAGGGAGAGACACGGATGACGAACGATCGGAACGGAAA
The Alicyclobacillus curvatus genome window above contains:
- a CDS encoding bifunctional precorrin-2 dehydrogenase/sirohydrochlorin ferrochelatase; protein product: MTEPKNREEQGESHDSSIYPASLRLQGRPCTVIGGGAIAVRKVESLLAAGARVRVISPAAQERLLELAERGTIDYEARPYLPGDAARGFLVVAATNQREVNRQIAAEAERHERFVNVVDDPDGCSLQVPASFTMAHLTVSISTHGRDPKAAKHLKDVLAQDLTQGSSIFAKASRAWLGSHPHIRSGELRASAWVDEEHETVPPKERLRMFSPNVLGQRPAVRACRDLTCVRLTSHHTLVAACDALAGIGQLLMDTVRARPEVVGHFALRVPLLEVIAAGATPFLVIHNLGVPRGAYSDAILEGMHDLAATVGFTNPDSFNGSTEDNVTVEQTGVGVTVIGSTTNSQLQWAISQPGHLLVLAGLPKSAPNVDVRMDDSEIVSVADVQWLRRQPGVFDIVPVGSRGIRSEGKELAKSARLSVEWFSVPIDLDASGGPSTCVLFGVLPDRLLDIAQTMQAPVTVIGCLRERKRERHG
- a CDS encoding HoxN/HupN/NixA family nickel/cobalt transporter, with the translated sequence MIKRFSSFRQSKMIGVFGFLLLMNLLAWVFVIRAGHQDSLLVSLGTLAYVFGLRHAVDADHIAAIDNTTRKLMQTGKRSLTVGLYFSLGHSSIVFLLTLVVVLSVHSLQATLPQLEHVGSVLGNTISGGFLYLMATLNFVIFLQMFRGRHEEVSLDGLLAKRGLFNRLFRRVFRLIEHSWQMYFVGLLFGLGFETASEVTLLGVSSSASAHGTPMAEVLLLPLLFAAGMSLIDTLDGVFMTYAYGWAFQNPVRKLSYNLWVTGVSVLLAFGIGSLEWLQVFGHLSQQNGGLWSWLDGVDFGTLGYGMIALLALIWGGATVWAFLRRGHNGTPVSIDFGDKEV